Proteins encoded within one genomic window of Gracilimonas sp.:
- a CDS encoding aldehyde dehydrogenase: protein MDAASLLERQKTYFKSGATKSVEFRIHQLETLKKLLIEHEEEWNDALYADFKKPVFETYATELGLLHQEISFTIKNLKKWAKPRRVSRDWVNFPSSNFVFKEPYGSVLIIAPWNYPIQLTLMPLIGAVAAGNTVVVKPSEITSNTSSVMNLIMSKWFKEEFIAVAEGGVEVTQDLLAQDFDYIFFTGSTRVGKIVMEAAAKNLTPVTLELGGKSPCIVDETADLKTAAKRIAWGKFLNAGQTCVAPDYLLLQASVQKEFLEYFKEIVREFYGVNPKISPDYTRVVNESHFNRLEGYLQDGHLYHGGRTDRSECYIEPTVLTEVKPGSKIMEEEIFGPILPVLTFEKVSEAIAVIQEKPKPLALYIFTTDSQTENLVLEKCSFGGGAVNDVVAHFGSHYLPLGGVGRSGMGAYHGKQSFETFSHSKGIMKKTFWADLPFRYPPYNGKLKWLKKILN, encoded by the coding sequence ATGGACGCAGCAAGCTTATTAGAGCGACAGAAAACGTATTTTAAATCAGGGGCAACCAAAAGTGTGGAGTTTCGAATTCATCAGCTTGAAACACTAAAAAAATTACTTATTGAGCATGAAGAAGAATGGAATGATGCACTTTATGCAGATTTTAAAAAACCGGTTTTTGAAACCTATGCCACTGAACTGGGTTTGCTTCATCAGGAGATTAGTTTCACAATAAAAAATCTAAAAAAATGGGCGAAACCTCGTCGTGTTTCGAGGGATTGGGTTAATTTCCCATCTTCTAATTTTGTTTTCAAGGAACCTTATGGCTCGGTGCTGATTATTGCTCCCTGGAATTACCCCATTCAGCTTACCCTGATGCCATTGATTGGGGCCGTTGCAGCAGGTAATACCGTTGTGGTGAAGCCGTCTGAGATTACTTCAAATACTTCTTCAGTTATGAACCTGATCATGAGTAAATGGTTCAAAGAAGAATTTATAGCGGTGGCCGAAGGTGGAGTGGAAGTGACTCAGGATCTTCTAGCCCAGGATTTTGATTATATATTTTTTACGGGCAGTACGCGTGTGGGTAAAATTGTAATGGAGGCTGCAGCTAAAAACCTCACTCCGGTGACACTGGAATTGGGAGGTAAAAGCCCTTGTATTGTAGATGAAACGGCAGATCTGAAAACGGCGGCTAAGCGCATAGCATGGGGTAAGTTTTTGAATGCCGGGCAAACTTGTGTGGCTCCTGATTACTTGTTGTTGCAAGCTTCGGTTCAGAAAGAATTCCTGGAATATTTTAAAGAAATAGTGCGGGAGTTTTATGGAGTAAACCCCAAAATTAGCCCGGATTATACGCGAGTTGTGAATGAATCCCACTTTAACCGGTTGGAAGGGTATTTACAAGACGGCCACCTCTACCATGGCGGAAGAACAGACCGGTCTGAATGCTATATAGAACCAACGGTATTAACGGAGGTAAAACCCGGTTCAAAAATAATGGAGGAAGAGATTTTCGGACCGATTCTACCGGTTCTGACCTTTGAGAAAGTATCGGAAGCTATTGCTGTTATACAGGAGAAGCCAAAGCCACTGGCCTTGTATATATTCACAACAGATAGCCAGACGGAGAACCTGGTGTTGGAGAAGTGTTCCTTTGGCGGAGGCGCAGTAAATGATGTTGTAGCTCATTTTGGTAGTCATTACTTACCTTTAGGCGGGGTGGGAAGAAGCGGAATGGGTGCTTATCACGGAAAGCAAAGTTTTGAAACGTTTTCACACAGCAAAGGGATAATGAAGAAAACCTTTTGGGCGGATCTTCCCTTTCGGTATCCTCCCTATAATGGAAAGTTGAAATGGTTAAAAAAGATATTGAATTAA
- a CDS encoding YhdH/YhfP family quinone oxidoreductase has protein sequence MSGKTFKAFLVEENSEGNFSSNVTEVPVSFLPDHEVLIQVQFSSLNYKDALSASGNKGVTRNYPHIPGIDAAGTVVEDSSGFFKEGQKVIVTGQDLGSNTPGGFGQLIRVPKEWVVRLPSGLDLEISMKYGTAGFTAMYGIKRLQRELISPQDGKVLVTGATGGVGSLAVFFLSELGYEVVAATGKTDKADFLEELGAAEVIHRDKITDVKDSFLLSREWNGAIETVGGKMLDAVIRQTNHDGAVACCGNILGHELKTSIYPFILRGVSLLGIDSAICKMPMRLKIWESIAAINHKKLPDDFSKKVNLKGLQEEVETILKGQQSGRVVVEHK, from the coding sequence ATGAGTGGTAAGACTTTTAAGGCTTTTCTGGTAGAAGAAAATTCTGAAGGCAATTTCAGTTCAAATGTAACTGAAGTTCCGGTTTCATTTTTACCCGACCATGAAGTATTGATACAGGTTCAGTTTTCTTCATTGAATTATAAGGATGCCTTATCGGCTTCAGGTAATAAAGGGGTGACCCGAAACTATCCGCACATTCCCGGAATTGATGCGGCGGGAACAGTGGTCGAAGATTCTTCAGGATTTTTTAAAGAAGGGCAAAAAGTTATAGTAACAGGACAGGATTTGGGATCAAATACTCCCGGTGGATTTGGGCAATTGATCCGTGTTCCCAAAGAATGGGTAGTGCGTTTACCGAGTGGACTGGATTTAGAAATTTCTATGAAATACGGAACCGCCGGATTTACTGCCATGTATGGAATAAAGAGATTACAGCGGGAGTTAATTTCACCTCAGGATGGAAAGGTGCTGGTTACCGGTGCAACAGGCGGGGTAGGTTCATTGGCGGTATTCTTTTTATCTGAACTCGGATATGAGGTGGTTGCAGCTACGGGTAAAACCGACAAGGCCGATTTCTTGGAAGAGCTTGGGGCAGCTGAGGTGATACATCGAGATAAAATTACGGATGTGAAAGATAGTTTCTTATTAAGCCGTGAATGGAATGGTGCCATTGAAACTGTGGGAGGTAAAATGCTGGATGCGGTTATTCGCCAAACCAATCATGATGGTGCGGTAGCTTGTTGTGGAAATATTCTTGGGCACGAACTTAAAACGAGTATTTATCCATTTATTTTGAGGGGTGTAAGTTTGTTGGGGATTGATTCAGCAATTTGCAAGATGCCGATGAGATTGAAAATCTGGGAATCTATTGCGGCGATAAATCACAAAAAGCTTCCTGATGATTTTTCCAAAAAAGTTAATTTGAAGGGGCTTCAGGAAGAAGTGGAAACTATTTTAAAGGGGCAGCAGTCGGGCAGAGTTGTTGTAGAACATAAATAG
- a CDS encoding signal peptidase II, translating to MNQKKLTAIFVPAIFVLVIDQITKWLIRTSPELQNKILIDGWLQFYYTKNPGMALGIDVLSTPVVSSIAIIAVSGILIYILKNIEEATVGYLMCMGLIVGGAFGNIADRIFMGIIGDYGGVLEGHVVDFIYFSLQIGDWTVFPYIFNVADIAISVSIILLLIFNRRFFITQKNDKSQSAESLDGQVPNSDSKVNPTGSELS from the coding sequence TTGAACCAAAAAAAACTGACTGCTATTTTTGTCCCGGCCATATTTGTACTGGTTATTGACCAGATTACGAAATGGCTAATCAGGACTTCACCTGAGTTGCAAAATAAAATCCTGATTGATGGATGGTTGCAATTTTATTACACCAAAAATCCCGGTATGGCTTTGGGGATTGATGTGCTTTCCACTCCGGTCGTTAGCAGCATTGCTATTATTGCCGTATCAGGAATTTTAATTTATATCCTGAAGAACATAGAAGAGGCTACGGTTGGCTATTTAATGTGCATGGGCTTAATAGTAGGCGGCGCTTTTGGAAATATTGCAGACCGAATTTTTATGGGAATAATTGGGGACTACGGTGGGGTGCTTGAAGGCCATGTAGTAGATTTTATTTACTTCTCTCTGCAAATTGGTGACTGGACTGTTTTCCCTTACATTTTCAACGTAGCTGATATTGCAATTTCAGTATCTATCATACTGTTGCTGATCTTTAACCGAAGGTTCTTTATCACGCAAAAAAATGATAAGTCACAGTCGGCTGAAAGTCTGGATGGGCAAGTTCCAAACTCAGACTCTAAAGTAAATCCAACAGGATCTGAGCTCAGTTAG
- a CDS encoding SDR family oxidoreductase, whose product MSSFKNKNVLITGGARGIGLLMGRKALDRGAVKLIIWDVDEDALIAAASRLSKLGYSVFTDVVDVSDHESVLKSAKKVLAEHDSIDILFNNAGIVTGRKFDEQTMENIKKTMDVNSLGLMYVARAFLPAMIKNGDGYIINIASAAGLTPNPGMTVYAASKWAAVGWSESLNLELQKSKAPVKVLTVMPSYINTGMFAGVTAPLLMPLLDPDDITTKILDAVERGKARLREPFMVKLTPFFRGVLPAKIYDFVAGKIFGVYDSMNTFIGRNKED is encoded by the coding sequence ATGTCCTCTTTTAAAAATAAAAACGTTTTAATAACAGGCGGTGCCCGGGGTATTGGTTTACTTATGGGGCGAAAAGCACTCGACAGAGGTGCAGTAAAATTAATTATTTGGGATGTAGATGAAGATGCGCTTATAGCTGCTGCCTCCCGTTTATCAAAGTTGGGATACTCAGTGTTTACGGATGTTGTGGACGTCAGTGATCATGAAAGTGTTCTAAAATCTGCAAAAAAAGTACTCGCAGAGCATGATTCGATTGATATCTTGTTTAACAATGCCGGCATTGTAACGGGGAGAAAATTTGACGAACAAACGATGGAAAATATCAAAAAAACTATGGATGTTAACAGCTTGGGGTTGATGTATGTAGCCCGGGCTTTTCTTCCCGCTATGATTAAAAACGGCGATGGATATATTATTAATATTGCTTCAGCGGCAGGACTTACACCCAATCCGGGAATGACAGTTTATGCGGCCAGTAAATGGGCCGCAGTGGGTTGGTCTGAGTCTTTAAATTTAGAACTTCAGAAAAGCAAAGCTCCTGTAAAAGTGCTTACGGTTATGCCTAGTTATATTAATACCGGCATGTTTGCCGGGGTTACAGCCCCTTTACTGATGCCGCTTCTTGATCCCGATGATATTACAACCAAGATACTGGATGCCGTGGAGCGCGGGAAAGCTCGCCTCAGGGAGCCTTTTATGGTGAAATTGACACCTTTTTTTCGCGGAGTACTTCCAGCGAAAATATATGATTTTGTAGCAGGTAAGATTTTTGGAGTTTATGACTCTATGAATACATTTATTGGAAGAAATAAGGAAGATTGA
- a CDS encoding low molecular weight protein-tyrosine-phosphatase, whose amino-acid sequence MKSYSSTHTFHKKQNFVSVNKTNFKTITKEEPYKLVFVCLGNICRSPTAEGIFIHTVQEAGLEDYFYIDSAGTAAYHVGESANSKSQATANKHGIHLPSKARKFEYSDLEEFDLILVMDSENLKNIKQLDRKNRFSDKIRMMREFDPQPESGEVPDPYYGGLEGFENVFQVLNRSCKSLLKELKLHIDN is encoded by the coding sequence ATGAAAAGCTATTCATCAACGCATACCTTCCATAAAAAACAAAATTTTGTGAGCGTGAATAAAACTAATTTTAAAACCATTACAAAAGAAGAACCCTACAAACTTGTATTTGTATGCCTTGGTAATATTTGTCGCAGCCCAACTGCTGAAGGGATTTTTATACATACGGTTCAGGAAGCCGGATTAGAGGATTACTTTTATATCGATTCAGCCGGCACAGCTGCCTATCATGTGGGAGAATCAGCTAACAGTAAAAGTCAGGCTACTGCTAATAAACATGGAATCCACCTTCCTTCCAAGGCCAGAAAATTTGAATATTCAGATTTAGAGGAATTTGACCTTATTTTGGTTATGGACTCTGAGAATCTCAAAAATATCAAGCAGTTAGACCGAAAAAATCGTTTTTCTGATAAAATTAGAATGATGCGCGAGTTCGATCCCCAACCGGAAAGCGGAGAAGTACCTGACCCATACTATGGCGGTCTCGAAGGCTTTGAGAATGTTTTCCAGGTATTGAACAGAAGCTGTAAATCACTTTTGAAAGAATTAAAACTTCATATTGACAACTAA
- a CDS encoding helical backbone metal receptor — MPDLPYQRIISLVPSLTELLIDLGLKDHLAGRTRFCVHPKTDVDDIEIIGGTKNPRLGKIIEMDPDLIIANKEENRKEDIEDLSKYTKVQVTEIDTIQDALLEISGLGLLLGVNETAQQLITNITDLLSKKPEVQPLSTAYFIWKDPWMTVGSDTYIHNVMQEYQLHNVFGDQTRYPQTSLKSLASKNPDLILLSSEPYPFKEKHIKEIRKACPVSKIELVNGEWFSWYGSRMISAFKWLNNWRSKI, encoded by the coding sequence ATGCCTGATTTACCTTATCAACGAATAATTTCTTTGGTCCCAAGTTTAACGGAGCTTTTAATTGATCTGGGGCTAAAAGATCATCTTGCCGGGCGTACCCGTTTTTGTGTTCACCCTAAAACAGATGTGGATGATATTGAGATTATTGGGGGCACAAAGAATCCCCGCCTGGGGAAAATTATTGAGATGGATCCTGATCTAATTATCGCCAATAAAGAAGAGAACCGTAAAGAGGACATCGAAGATCTAAGCAAATACACTAAAGTTCAAGTTACGGAAATTGACACCATTCAAGATGCATTATTGGAAATAAGCGGTTTGGGACTGTTGTTGGGCGTCAATGAAACAGCTCAACAACTCATTACCAATATCACCGATCTGCTTTCAAAAAAGCCGGAAGTCCAACCTTTATCTACGGCTTACTTCATCTGGAAGGATCCATGGATGACCGTTGGAAGTGACACTTATATCCATAATGTGATGCAGGAATATCAGTTGCATAATGTATTTGGAGATCAAACACGTTATCCCCAAACTTCGCTAAAGAGTCTTGCATCAAAAAACCCGGATCTCATTTTGCTAAGCAGCGAACCCTATCCATTCAAAGAGAAACATATCAAGGAAATACGCAAAGCTTGTCCCGTATCAAAAATTGAATTGGTGAACGGAGAGTGGTTCAGCTGGTATGGTTCACGCATGATCAGCGCTTTTAAGTGGCTTAATAACTGGCGCAGCAAAATCTAA
- a CDS encoding TraR/DksA C4-type zinc finger protein: MAKKEPKNDERVSPYSDEELEYFREIIIKKMEEAEEELNTLQRTLRESMENASDESAYSYHMADAGTDAQEREKTYMLFNRTKKFVKYLDDALKRIDNKTYGVCKVTGKKISKGRLEAVPHTQLSIDAKLKRR; the protein is encoded by the coding sequence ATGGCTAAGAAAGAACCTAAAAACGACGAAAGAGTATCTCCTTATAGCGATGAAGAGCTGGAATATTTCCGCGAGATAATCATCAAAAAAATGGAAGAGGCTGAAGAAGAGTTAAATACTTTACAGCGTACACTGCGCGAAAGTATGGAAAACGCTTCGGATGAATCTGCCTATTCATACCATATGGCTGATGCCGGAACTGATGCTCAGGAAAGGGAAAAAACCTATATGCTTTTCAACAGGACTAAGAAGTTCGTAAAGTATTTGGATGATGCCCTTAAACGCATTGACAATAAGACATACGGTGTTTGCAAGGTAACCGGAAAGAAAATTTCCAAGGGCCGCCTGGAAGCTGTACCGCATACTCAATTGAGTATTGATGCAAAATTGAAACGCAGATAA
- the ileS gene encoding isoleucine--tRNA ligase has product MAKKFEEIKHLSFPKSEVEILNWWKDHKIFDKSLTTREDGIPFTFYEGPPTANGKPGIHHVMARTVKDMFCRYKTLKGFKVERKAGWDTHGLPVEIEVEKALGLEGRAQIEEYGIEKYNAECRTSVLKYKDLWDELTSRMGYWVDQENPYVTFENSYIESVWWAFNKLFNKGLVYKGYKIQWYSPGSGTVLSSHEVSLGYKETQDPSIYFKFKVDGEENTYFLAWTTTPWTVVSNMAIAVNPNLDYVKVGHFDETYIMAKDCVEEVLGEDYIIQEEMKGSQLLHKTYEPIFDFALKEFDKSEAWRVIPADYVTTEDGTGVVHTAPAFGADDYDSCQKANIPMFNPVDREGKFTAQAPDFEGQWFKEADKEIARAIKEKNLMYKHETMVHNYPFDWRKGTPLMSYPVESWFIETTKVKDRMVELNKKINWKPESTGSGRFGTWLENNVDWAVSRQRYWGTPIPIWVSDKDPEYVECIGSIDKLREKAGLDEEAEIDLHRPYIDDLTWEAPDGGTMHRIPDLLDVWFDSGAMPFAQWHYPYDNDHDFQVNYPADFIAEGVDQTRGWFYTLHALGTMLFNEEAYKNVVSNGLVLDENGEKMSKSKGNSVDPFEVIQEFGADTVRWYMMSNSSPWENLKFSEDGLKEVQRKFFNTIVNTYSFFAMYANIDGFTFSGTAIPIADRPEIDKWVISRLNTTVKLVEGYLEDYEPTKAARELENFVEELSNWYVRRNRRRFWKEGNTLDKTAAYQTLYECLSNLSKLISPIAPFVGEWLYQRLNEVTHQDEESVHLSFFPTVEETAINKSLEHKMEMARLISYIVLRVRNQIDLNVRQPLGRIILPIKDESERQAIESVRDIILEEVNVKDIQFVDDDSGIVHKSAKPNYPVLGKRLGPKMKAVAARVNQLSTEEITQFEKNGWIDLDIEGETIRIDSEGLEIVRTGLEGWTVETEKGFSVAVDTALSEELIQEGIAREFVNRVQNMRKEANFEVTDRIAIGFTGSDTIKEAVVSMSDYIKKETLAEEIQITELEVSDFTKAWEIGDEECTISIRRNINS; this is encoded by the coding sequence ATGGCAAAAAAATTCGAAGAAATAAAGCATTTAAGTTTTCCTAAATCAGAAGTAGAAATTCTGAATTGGTGGAAAGACCATAAGATTTTTGATAAAAGCCTTACTACTCGCGAGGATGGGATTCCTTTTACCTTTTATGAAGGCCCTCCTACCGCCAACGGAAAGCCGGGGATTCATCACGTAATGGCCCGAACGGTTAAGGATATGTTCTGTCGGTATAAAACACTAAAGGGTTTTAAAGTAGAACGGAAGGCCGGATGGGATACACATGGGCTCCCTGTAGAAATTGAGGTTGAGAAAGCGCTGGGGTTGGAAGGCCGTGCTCAGATTGAAGAATATGGTATTGAAAAATATAATGCTGAATGCCGAACAAGTGTTCTCAAATACAAAGATCTTTGGGATGAACTGACCTCCCGGATGGGCTATTGGGTAGATCAGGAGAATCCCTATGTTACATTTGAAAACAGCTATATAGAATCCGTATGGTGGGCTTTTAATAAGCTTTTCAATAAAGGACTGGTATATAAAGGATATAAAATTCAGTGGTATTCACCCGGAAGCGGAACCGTGCTTTCTTCCCACGAGGTGAGTTTGGGATATAAAGAAACCCAGGATCCTTCCATTTATTTCAAGTTTAAAGTGGATGGCGAAGAAAATACTTACTTCCTGGCATGGACTACAACCCCATGGACGGTGGTTTCGAATATGGCTATTGCGGTAAATCCAAATCTGGACTATGTAAAAGTTGGTCATTTTGACGAGACTTACATCATGGCAAAGGATTGTGTAGAAGAGGTACTTGGTGAGGATTATATCATTCAGGAAGAAATGAAAGGCTCTCAGCTTTTACACAAAACCTATGAACCTATTTTTGATTTTGCGCTTAAAGAGTTTGATAAGTCCGAGGCGTGGAGGGTAATTCCGGCTGATTATGTTACTACCGAAGATGGAACCGGAGTAGTACACACTGCGCCTGCTTTTGGTGCAGATGATTATGATTCTTGTCAAAAGGCGAATATCCCAATGTTCAATCCAGTTGACCGAGAGGGTAAATTCACCGCTCAGGCACCTGATTTTGAAGGACAGTGGTTTAAAGAGGCTGACAAAGAGATTGCACGCGCTATTAAGGAAAAAAACCTCATGTATAAACATGAGACCATGGTTCACAACTATCCATTTGACTGGCGGAAAGGCACTCCGTTAATGTCGTATCCGGTAGAGTCCTGGTTTATTGAAACCACCAAAGTAAAAGACCGAATGGTGGAGCTTAATAAAAAAATTAACTGGAAGCCCGAAAGCACCGGGAGCGGCCGCTTCGGAACCTGGCTGGAAAACAATGTGGACTGGGCTGTTTCACGTCAGCGTTACTGGGGAACGCCAATTCCTATTTGGGTGAGTGATAAAGACCCTGAATATGTAGAATGCATCGGCAGCATTGATAAGTTACGGGAAAAAGCTGGGTTAGATGAAGAGGCTGAAATTGACCTTCACCGGCCTTATATAGATGATTTGACCTGGGAAGCCCCTGATGGAGGAACCATGCACCGTATTCCGGATTTACTGGATGTTTGGTTTGATTCCGGCGCCATGCCTTTTGCTCAATGGCATTATCCTTATGATAATGACCATGACTTTCAGGTAAATTATCCGGCTGATTTTATTGCCGAAGGAGTGGACCAGACACGAGGCTGGTTTTATACCCTTCATGCGTTGGGAACGATGCTTTTTAATGAAGAAGCATATAAAAATGTAGTCTCAAACGGTTTGGTACTGGATGAGAACGGCGAGAAAATGAGTAAGTCAAAAGGAAACTCGGTAGATCCTTTTGAAGTTATTCAGGAGTTTGGAGCCGATACGGTTCGCTGGTATATGATGAGCAATTCTTCTCCCTGGGAAAATCTGAAATTCAGTGAAGACGGTCTCAAAGAAGTACAGCGTAAGTTCTTTAATACGATTGTAAATACGTACTCTTTCTTTGCAATGTATGCTAACATTGATGGTTTTACATTTTCCGGAACGGCCATTCCGATTGCCGATCGTCCTGAAATTGACAAATGGGTAATCTCAAGGCTCAATACTACCGTTAAGTTGGTAGAAGGGTATTTGGAAGATTATGAACCGACAAAAGCAGCCAGGGAATTAGAGAATTTCGTGGAGGAACTCAGTAACTGGTATGTACGGAGAAACCGCCGGCGCTTCTGGAAAGAAGGAAATACCCTCGACAAAACGGCTGCTTACCAAACTCTTTACGAATGTTTGAGTAATCTTAGTAAATTAATCAGCCCTATTGCGCCATTTGTGGGTGAATGGCTGTATCAAAGGCTGAATGAAGTGACTCATCAGGATGAAGAATCTGTACATTTGTCATTTTTCCCGACGGTAGAAGAAACAGCTATTAATAAAAGCCTCGAGCATAAAATGGAAATGGCTCGGTTGATTTCATACATCGTATTGCGTGTACGAAATCAGATCGATCTGAATGTTCGGCAACCATTAGGGCGGATTATTCTTCCTATAAAAGATGAGAGCGAGCGGCAGGCTATTGAGTCGGTTCGGGACATTATATTGGAAGAAGTAAACGTTAAAGACATCCAGTTTGTGGACGACGACTCCGGTATTGTACATAAGTCAGCAAAGCCTAATTACCCGGTTTTAGGAAAGCGCCTGGGACCAAAAATGAAGGCTGTTGCAGCCAGGGTTAATCAGTTGAGTACGGAGGAAATTACTCAATTTGAGAAGAACGGATGGATTGATCTCGACATAGAAGGAGAAACGATCCGTATTGATTCTGAAGGCCTTGAGATAGTGCGAACAGGCTTGGAAGGCTGGACTGTTGAAACAGAAAAAGGATTTAGCGTTGCAGTGGATACCGCATTAAGTGAAGAATTAATTCAGGAAGGTATTGCACGTGAATTTGTGAATCGGGTCCAAAATATGAGAAAAGAAGCCAATTTTGAGGTGACAGACCGAATTGCTATTGGCTTTACAGGATCCGATACGATTAAAGAAGCTGTTGTTTCAATGAGTGATTATATTAAAAAAGAAACACTGGCTGAAGAAATCCAAATCACAGAACTTGAAGTTTCAGATTTTACAAAAGCTTGGGAAATTGGAGATGAAGAATGTACGATCTCCATCCGAAGAAATATTAATTCATAA
- a CDS encoding fructosamine kinase family protein gives MLPEALQHRIESELNAEILSQKSVHGGDINHAVKLTLDTGDPVFVKWNENAPENMFLVEARGLELLSSAGAGLQIPAVRVTSDNFLVLQWIEEGGGRQNSAYDFGNGLAKVHKSTTNYFGLDHNNFIGRLPQSNTKHATWPDFFALERIEPQIKMGVESNKLTRSVLRDVEALYKKLGSIFPSEKPALLHGDLWSGNYMFTKTGVASIYDPAVYYGHREMDIAMTRLFGGFSANFYEGYNDEFPLEAGFEDRITLCNLYPVLVHANLFGGSYCRQAENIIHSYA, from the coding sequence ATGCTTCCTGAAGCTTTGCAACATAGAATTGAGTCTGAATTGAATGCCGAAATTCTGTCTCAGAAATCGGTGCATGGCGGAGATATTAATCATGCAGTTAAATTAACTTTAGATACCGGAGATCCGGTTTTTGTAAAATGGAATGAAAATGCTCCTGAGAATATGTTCTTGGTGGAAGCGAGGGGGCTGGAATTACTTTCTTCGGCTGGGGCCGGCCTTCAAATTCCTGCTGTGCGGGTCACATCGGATAATTTTCTTGTATTGCAGTGGATTGAAGAAGGAGGAGGGCGGCAAAATTCAGCTTATGATTTTGGAAACGGATTAGCCAAGGTTCATAAAAGTACTACCAATTACTTTGGACTTGACCATAATAATTTCATTGGGCGTTTACCTCAATCTAACACCAAGCATGCCACCTGGCCCGATTTCTTTGCCCTGGAGCGAATTGAGCCGCAAATTAAAATGGGGGTTGAGTCCAATAAGTTAACCCGCTCTGTATTAAGAGACGTGGAAGCCCTTTATAAAAAACTTGGTTCTATCTTTCCAAGTGAGAAACCTGCTTTACTCCATGGAGATTTGTGGAGCGGAAATTATATGTTTACCAAAACCGGGGTGGCAAGTATCTATGATCCGGCTGTTTACTATGGCCACCGAGAAATGGACATTGCCATGACCCGGCTGTTCGGAGGATTTTCAGCGAATTTCTATGAAGGTTATAACGATGAATTTCCGCTCGAAGCCGGTTTTGAAGACCGGATTACACTTTGTAATCTTTACCCAGTTTTGGTCCATGCCAATCTGTTTGGCGGCAGTTATTGCCGTCAGGCTGAAAATATTATACACAGTTATGCCTGA
- a CDS encoding response regulator: MGLLNKVMIVEDDPLLSIVEEKMVIKLGYNVVGKAKSGEEALANIQDIDPEILIIDIQLAGTLDGIQTVKKLREKHLDIPVIFLSGDKSNAVLQDTKGINYIDFLLKPVTPKELSVPLKTAAEQIAMLSQSAA, encoded by the coding sequence ATGGGACTACTTAATAAGGTAATGATTGTGGAGGATGATCCGTTGCTTTCCATTGTAGAAGAAAAAATGGTTATAAAGCTGGGTTATAATGTTGTTGGTAAAGCAAAAAGCGGAGAAGAGGCCTTGGCTAACATTCAAGATATCGATCCTGAAATTTTAATTATCGACATTCAGCTTGCAGGGACTTTGGATGGGATTCAAACCGTTAAAAAACTTCGGGAAAAGCACCTGGACATACCCGTTATTTTTCTGTCCGGTGATAAATCGAATGCCGTGCTTCAGGATACAAAAGGCATTAATTATATCGACTTCCTCTTGAAGCCGGTAACACCCAAAGAATTATCTGTTCCGCTAAAAACAGCGGCAGAACAAATTGCAATGCTTTCACAGAGCGCTGCCTAG